A DNA window from Altererythrobacter sp. B11 contains the following coding sequences:
- a CDS encoding DUF736 domain-containing protein has product MKIGSFKFDERASDIIGKIATREMRFPYLIMRRVEDRQSDSAPVYEIYETNRAGDEIQIGVVWERRMKSNDEVFLSGMVDDPSFREPLPIALFGDETNGFDVQWRREREREAQGGGFGGRNGGGQRSGGFGGRTGGGFSGGSTAGPDGGYTGGGRSLDDEVPF; this is encoded by the coding sequence ATGAAGATCGGTAGCTTCAAGTTCGACGAGCGCGCCAGCGACATTATCGGCAAGATCGCCACCCGCGAAATGCGCTTTCCCTACCTTATCATGCGCCGCGTCGAGGATCGACAGAGCGACAGCGCTCCCGTCTATGAGATTTACGAGACGAACCGCGCTGGCGACGAAATCCAGATCGGCGTGGTCTGGGAACGCCGCATGAAGTCCAATGACGAGGTGTTCCTGTCCGGCATGGTGGACGATCCGAGCTTCCGCGAGCCGCTGCCCATCGCCCTTTTCGGGGACGAGACGAACGGCTTCGATGTCCAGTGGCGGCGCGAACGCGAGCGCGAGGCGCAAGGCGGCGGTTTCGGCGGGCGCAATGGCGGCGGTCAGCGGTCGGGCGGCTTCGGCGGACGGACCGGCGGCGGTTTCTCCGGCGGCAGCACCGCAGGACCGGACGGCGGATATACCGGCGGCGGACGCAGCCTTGACGATGAGGTGCCCTTCTAA
- a CDS encoding helix-turn-helix domain-containing protein, translated as MITSQQMRAARALLGIDQKRLAELANVSLPTIQRMEASDGQVRGVVETLVKVVTALERAGVELIGENATSQTGGRGVRLRQAVAGQQ; from the coding sequence ATGATCACCTCACAGCAGATGCGCGCGGCGCGAGCCTTGCTCGGCATCGACCAGAAGCGACTGGCGGAACTGGCAAACGTATCGCTTCCCACGATCCAGCGGATGGAAGCGTCGGACGGCCAGGTGCGGGGCGTCGTGGAAACGCTGGTCAAGGTCGTCACAGCGCTTGAACGCGCAGGTGTCGAGCTGATCGGCGAGAATGCGACCAGCCAGACCGGCGGACGCGGTGTGCGCTTGCGCCAGGCTGTCGCCGGCCAACAGTGA
- a CDS encoding DUF5818 domain-containing protein: MTDSKAPLRLHGILRLNERGPFLEVEEGPLWRLQTDADLRTHQDRRVRVEAWQRGASILELLWIGPA; this comes from the coding sequence ATGACTGACAGCAAGGCGCCGCTGCGATTGCACGGGATACTGCGCCTCAACGAGCGTGGCCCTTTTCTGGAGGTCGAGGAGGGGCCTCTCTGGCGCCTTCAGACAGACGCGGATCTTCGGACGCATCAGGATCGACGGGTTCGGGTCGAGGCCTGGCAGCGCGGAGCAAGCATCCTCGAATTGCTGTGGATCGGTCCGGCCTGA
- a CDS encoding MerR family transcriptional regulator, whose product MAHSIGELGRLTATKVETIRYYERIGLLPPPSRTAGNYRAYGEAELGRLSFIRRSRDLGFSLDQVRELLKLADDRSQDCASVDRIAGEHLGEVDRKLADLSALRRELKALLDSCEGGTIGECRIIETLGPRNRTSASL is encoded by the coding sequence ATGGCGCATAGCATCGGTGAACTCGGCAGGCTGACCGCCACCAAGGTGGAGACCATACGCTATTATGAGCGGATCGGCCTGCTGCCGCCGCCGTCGCGGACCGCCGGCAACTATCGTGCTTATGGTGAAGCCGAGCTTGGCCGGCTCTCGTTTATCCGCCGCTCGCGTGATCTCGGCTTTTCACTCGATCAGGTCCGCGAGCTGCTGAAGCTCGCCGACGATCGCAGTCAGGATTGCGCCAGCGTTGATCGAATCGCGGGCGAGCACCTTGGCGAAGTCGATCGCAAGCTGGCCGACCTCTCCGCACTCCGCCGCGAATTGAAGGCCCTGCTTGATTCCTGCGAAGGCGGGACAATCGGCGAATGTCGGATCATCGAAACGCTCGGGCCGCGTAATCGAACGTCCGCTTCGCTGTAG
- a CDS encoding DUF167 domain-containing protein, translating to MARRRIPMPSAIEIRALADREGRLVLRATPNASADAILLPSQAGGLELLVRTTATAEGGKANEAILRLLAHALGQPVSSIQIVRGETGRTKVVRIGQPRG from the coding sequence ATGGCGCGACGCCGGATCCCGATGCCCTCTGCGATCGAAATCCGCGCGCTGGCGGATCGCGAAGGACGTCTCGTGCTCCGCGCCACGCCAAATGCTTCGGCCGACGCAATCCTTCTGCCATCGCAAGCCGGGGGCCTGGAACTTCTTGTGCGCACAACGGCCACAGCCGAGGGCGGCAAGGCCAATGAAGCGATCCTGCGCCTTCTCGCCCACGCCCTGGGCCAGCCCGTCTCTTCGATCCAGATCGTTCGCGGCGAGACAGGCCGCACCAAAGTCGTGCGCATCGGGCAGCCGCGCGGATGA
- a CDS encoding site-specific integrase, with the protein MARGRLDRTLRLDPAPANHPAEVVEIQFRDEWGKIVQRFDPALFGLPDDISAAIARAFRDHDMASSVATRTARWFAMRVFGRFLREDARVRRAADLDTATIRRFITWLAMPTDGRRRGVRSQSGQFGMIRPVLKRAIADNPGLFAPGFAVPNNPIPLAGVQRLPQDRLTPAAMRALLAVCYAEIDTAWAKFQHGQTIVNLPNVPLHSGRTAERDRWIWKLHRRGHGIMPIDRGLDLNKPDRQRIAEVGGFRELEGYLHLTTDTLVAFYIVLLIQTAANAGPLRQIKRDCLVPHPLERHRVMVEWVKPRAGGKVKRMQRRSFDNRRPYAAPRLIEKLLAMTAPLLPHVEPSKRDRLFLHRFLMTTGRLEREHHAGHIVQATLRSAMLRFYERHNGAIASWNDAHPGKSRSLLPDFSPKLFRSSMASAHYTASQGDIMAAKAVLNHANVATTDIYVDGEAVRRLERDTIARLQSLMITWVTGETPAHDSQHQGPDTSARVTALFGHDCLRPVDGGQAQPGRVCPKLGGCLACPGLIVPIDPGHLARIVQATMHLEAARERIDPIRFSLFYAPSLRALTQDLLPAFPPEMMPDAERHIPALPPLPDLE; encoded by the coding sequence ATGGCTAGGGGCCGCCTCGATCGCACGCTGAGACTCGATCCGGCACCGGCGAACCATCCGGCGGAGGTCGTCGAGATCCAGTTCCGCGACGAATGGGGCAAGATCGTCCAACGCTTCGACCCGGCGCTGTTCGGGTTGCCGGACGATATCAGCGCCGCCATCGCCCGGGCTTTCCGCGATCATGATATGGCATCCAGCGTCGCGACCCGCACCGCGCGCTGGTTCGCGATGCGCGTGTTCGGTAGGTTCCTGCGCGAAGACGCGCGTGTCAGGCGCGCGGCAGACCTCGACACGGCAACGATCCGCCGGTTCATCACCTGGCTGGCGATGCCCACTGACGGGCGCAGGCGTGGCGTCCGCTCACAATCCGGTCAGTTCGGTATGATCCGGCCCGTCCTCAAGCGCGCGATCGCGGACAATCCAGGCTTGTTCGCACCGGGCTTCGCCGTTCCCAACAATCCGATCCCGCTCGCCGGCGTCCAGCGGTTACCGCAAGACCGGCTGACACCAGCCGCAATGCGCGCCCTGCTGGCAGTCTGCTATGCCGAGATCGACACGGCATGGGCCAAGTTCCAGCACGGGCAAACCATCGTCAATCTTCCGAACGTGCCGCTCCATAGTGGGCGGACCGCCGAACGGGATCGCTGGATCTGGAAGCTCCATCGCCGCGGCCACGGCATCATGCCGATCGACCGAGGCTTGGACCTTAACAAGCCCGATCGGCAGAGGATCGCCGAGGTAGGCGGGTTCCGCGAGCTCGAGGGTTATCTCCACCTCACGACCGACACGCTGGTTGCGTTCTATATCGTGCTGCTGATCCAGACGGCGGCCAACGCCGGTCCGCTGCGCCAGATCAAGCGGGACTGCCTCGTGCCGCATCCGCTCGAGCGGCATCGCGTCATGGTCGAGTGGGTGAAACCTCGTGCCGGCGGCAAGGTGAAGCGCATGCAACGGCGCTCGTTCGACAATCGCCGACCCTATGCGGCGCCGCGCCTGATCGAAAAGCTCCTTGCGATGACGGCGCCCCTATTACCGCATGTGGAGCCGTCCAAACGCGACCGGCTGTTCCTCCACCGCTTCCTCATGACGACAGGACGCCTCGAGCGCGAGCATCACGCCGGTCATATCGTGCAGGCCACGTTGCGATCGGCAATGTTGCGCTTCTACGAACGGCATAATGGCGCGATCGCCTCCTGGAACGATGCGCATCCGGGCAAGTCCCGTTCCTTGCTTCCCGACTTCTCGCCCAAGCTGTTCCGCAGCAGCATGGCAAGCGCCCACTACACAGCGTCGCAGGGCGATATCATGGCGGCCAAGGCGGTCCTCAATCATGCGAATGTCGCCACCACCGACATCTATGTCGATGGCGAGGCCGTCCGCCGCCTCGAACGCGATACGATCGCTCGGCTCCAGTCGCTGATGATCACATGGGTCACCGGCGAGACGCCCGCCCATGACTCGCAACATCAAGGGCCGGATACCAGCGCGCGGGTGACGGCGCTGTTCGGCCACGACTGCCTTCGACCGGTCGACGGCGGGCAGGCACAGCCTGGCCGCGTGTGCCCGAAACTGGGAGGCTGCCTTGCCTGTCCAGGCCTAATCGTCCCGATCGACCCGGGTCATCTGGCGCGCATTGTCCAGGCCACCATGCATCTTGAAGCGGCGCGGGAACGCATCGACCCGATCCGGTTCAGCCTCTTCTATGCCCCCAGCCTTCGGGCGCTGACACAAGACCTGCTGCCGGCGTTCCCGCCCGAAATGATGCCGGACGCGGAACGGCACATACCCGCCTTGCCGCCGCTGCCGGACCTGGAATAG
- a CDS encoding alkylphosphonate utilization protein translates to MTDSNEDYVYDEESGEWLPASQLAQRQHAAVQPEVRDAVGNLLADGDQVTLIKDLDVKGAGQTLKRGTLIKAIRLTGDAQEIDCKFDGIKGLVLRAEFVRKR, encoded by the coding sequence ATGACCGATAGCAACGAAGATTATGTCTATGATGAGGAAAGCGGCGAGTGGTTGCCAGCTTCCCAACTTGCCCAGCGCCAGCACGCCGCCGTTCAGCCAGAAGTCCGGGATGCTGTCGGCAACCTTCTCGCCGACGGCGATCAGGTGACACTCATCAAGGATCTGGACGTCAAAGGCGCTGGTCAGACGCTCAAGCGCGGAACGCTCATCAAGGCGATCCGCCTGACCGGTGACGCACAGGAAATCGATTGCAAGTTCGACGGCATCAAAGGCCTCGTGCTGCGCGCCGAGTTCGTTCGCAAGCGCTGA
- a CDS encoding TonB-dependent receptor plug domain-containing protein, with amino-acid sequence MIAIATLLAFTVARPAVAQERTEIGDNSNGEEIVVQATRSGSSADKEPIRVEVLDREEIEEKLMMTPGNIAMLVSETPGIRTQITSPSLGSADIRMQGLKGRYTQLLADGLPLYGGQLPAVGLLQIPPTDLGQVEIIKGAASALYGPSALGGVINLVSRRSSAVPEADILLNATSLGGQDATIYATTPVGDGWNVSLTGGYSRQDRQDLNHDGWADIPGYDRWTIRPRLFWTGASGAKIMLTVGGMTEQREGGTLPGDFAPGGQPFPQTLDSKRLDGGIVADIPLAPGTLHIRASGMTQNDDHRYGTTIEDDHRRSFFAETSYTTKSGPTSWLAGAAFQADLFRSPQFSSFNYSYTAPALFGQVEQILMDRLTLASSLRWDAHSEYGSRISPRLSLLYHPERWTIRASLGRGFYAPTPFVEEIEEAGLSRLKPLGRLKAETANTASVDVGFKAGSIQANFTLFGSNISHAVQLVDDGVDRVKLANANGLTRTRGAELLLRYRWQDFSITGSYVYVDATEPDPNGPNRRLVPLTPRHSGGLVGTWEKEGKGKIGLEAYYTGRQSLENNPYRSHGKPYFQIGAMAELILGRISLFINAEDLLDIRQTKYDPLLLPGRAPDGAWTVDAWAPLEGRVVNGGIRVHFGGHD; translated from the coding sequence ATGATCGCGATCGCGACCTTGTTGGCCTTCACAGTAGCTCGACCTGCCGTAGCGCAAGAGAGGACCGAGATCGGCGACAACTCGAATGGCGAAGAGATCGTCGTGCAGGCCACCCGCTCGGGAAGCAGCGCCGACAAGGAGCCGATCCGTGTGGAAGTGCTCGACCGAGAGGAAATCGAGGAAAAGCTGATGATGACGCCTGGCAATATCGCCATGCTCGTCAGCGAGACACCAGGAATCAGGACGCAGATCACCTCACCGTCGCTCGGATCGGCTGACATCCGCATGCAGGGCCTGAAGGGACGCTATACGCAGCTTCTCGCAGACGGCCTGCCGCTCTATGGTGGGCAGCTCCCAGCCGTCGGCCTGCTCCAGATTCCGCCCACCGACCTGGGACAGGTCGAGATCATCAAGGGTGCCGCCTCTGCGCTCTATGGCCCGTCTGCGCTTGGCGGCGTCATCAACCTCGTGTCACGTCGGTCGTCCGCCGTCCCCGAAGCCGACATCTTGCTCAACGCGACAAGCCTCGGCGGACAGGATGCGACGATCTACGCCACGACGCCGGTCGGCGACGGCTGGAACGTGTCCCTGACCGGAGGATATAGCCGACAGGATCGTCAGGATCTGAACCACGACGGTTGGGCGGATATTCCGGGCTACGATCGATGGACGATCCGCCCGCGCCTGTTCTGGACCGGCGCGAGCGGCGCGAAGATCATGCTGACCGTTGGCGGCATGACCGAGCAACGCGAGGGGGGGACTTTACCCGGAGACTTCGCGCCCGGCGGGCAGCCTTTCCCGCAGACGCTCGACAGCAAGCGCCTGGACGGTGGCATAGTGGCGGACATTCCGCTTGCACCCGGCACCCTGCACATCCGTGCGTCGGGCATGACGCAGAATGACGATCATCGTTACGGCACGACCATTGAGGACGATCACCGCCGGAGCTTCTTTGCCGAGACATCCTACACGACCAAATCTGGCCCGACCTCGTGGCTCGCCGGTGCCGCTTTCCAGGCGGACTTGTTCCGATCGCCTCAGTTTTCCAGCTTCAACTACAGCTACACCGCGCCAGCGCTGTTCGGACAAGTCGAGCAGATTCTGATGGACCGTCTTACGCTCGCGAGCAGCCTGCGATGGGACGCGCACAGCGAATACGGGTCTCGAATCAGCCCACGCCTCTCCTTGCTCTATCATCCCGAACGCTGGACGATTCGAGCCTCGCTCGGTCGGGGCTTCTATGCACCCACGCCCTTCGTCGAGGAGATCGAGGAGGCAGGCCTGTCCCGGCTCAAACCCTTGGGCCGGCTCAAGGCCGAGACCGCCAACACCGCGTCGGTGGATGTCGGCTTCAAGGCGGGGTCGATCCAAGCCAATTTCACTCTATTCGGTTCGAACATCAGTCATGCCGTCCAGCTCGTTGACGATGGCGTCGATCGTGTGAAACTCGCCAATGCGAATGGTCTAACCCGCACGCGCGGCGCCGAACTGCTGCTCCGCTATCGTTGGCAGGACTTCTCCATCACTGGCAGCTACGTCTATGTGGATGCAACCGAGCCGGACCCCAATGGTCCTAACCGCAGGCTGGTGCCACTTACGCCCCGCCACTCTGGCGGTCTCGTTGGTACCTGGGAGAAAGAAGGCAAGGGCAAGATCGGGCTGGAGGCCTATTATACCGGGCGCCAGTCTCTTGAGAACAATCCCTATCGGTCTCACGGCAAGCCCTACTTCCAGATCGGCGCGATGGCCGAATTGATCCTCGGCAGGATCAGCCTGTTCATCAATGCGGAGGATCTGCTCGACATTCGCCAGACAAAATATGATCCGCTGCTGCTTCCCGGGCGAGCCCCTGATGGAGCATGGACCGTCGATGCCTGGGCACCGCTGGAAGGGCGTGTGGTCAACGGCGGGATCCGCGTGCATTTTGGCGGGCACGATTGA
- a CDS encoding tyrosine-type recombinase/integrase: protein MVSVIRAASGVPNVPAGFPILFDADMAIIEPAFVWLMEHAELSGRAHASETVRTYGEHLHDWFDSLEQSGIEWREADERVIAAYRNRMLENPSTHTGRPYARTTINARVSTVCRFYGWALDKGLIDHCPFRLTEKMTLMLDGAYRPGLQRRQVNELIVSRPEKLPRPLRADELARLFAHLRPTARLAAQWALGAGLRRKELCALALDQIPDSWPLYLDSDPLVGVPLHITKGDRPRTVYPPLRLLDHTHWYAGEDRARIVRGIRRSDRGYRAPPNLLLNEHGRAMTRKLLTAQLAEAFAAAGLQGTLHWLRHTFAMAMLARLQIQARTNPDLNPLKVVQVLLGHASITTTAIYLRCVELHERDLSESLAYLYGELIPADG from the coding sequence GTGGTATCAGTGATTCGGGCTGCCTCTGGCGTGCCCAATGTCCCCGCTGGCTTCCCGATTCTGTTCGACGCCGACATGGCGATCATCGAGCCGGCCTTCGTCTGGCTCATGGAGCATGCAGAGCTAAGCGGCCGTGCCCACGCCTCCGAAACCGTGCGGACCTACGGCGAGCATCTCCACGACTGGTTCGACTCGCTCGAACAATCGGGGATCGAATGGCGCGAAGCCGACGAACGCGTCATCGCCGCCTATCGCAACCGGATGCTGGAGAATCCCAGCACGCATACCGGGCGGCCCTATGCCCGGACCACGATCAATGCGCGTGTCTCGACCGTCTGCCGCTTCTATGGCTGGGCGCTCGATAAGGGGCTGATCGACCACTGCCCGTTCCGGTTGACCGAGAAGATGACGCTGATGCTCGACGGCGCCTATCGCCCAGGCTTGCAGCGGCGCCAGGTCAATGAGCTGATCGTCTCACGCCCGGAAAAACTGCCGCGACCGCTGCGTGCCGACGAACTGGCACGGCTGTTCGCGCATCTGAGGCCTACCGCCCGACTTGCCGCGCAATGGGCGCTTGGGGCGGGTCTGCGTCGCAAGGAGCTTTGCGCGCTCGCCCTCGACCAGATCCCGGATAGCTGGCCACTCTACCTCGACAGCGATCCACTTGTCGGCGTGCCGCTCCATATCACCAAGGGCGACCGGCCAAGGACGGTCTATCCGCCGCTTCGGCTGCTTGATCATACACACTGGTATGCGGGCGAGGATCGCGCCCGGATCGTCCGCGGTATCCGCCGTTCCGACCGGGGCTATCGCGCGCCGCCTAATCTCCTGCTGAACGAGCATGGCCGCGCCATGACGCGAAAACTCCTGACGGCGCAGCTCGCGGAAGCGTTCGCGGCCGCGGGACTTCAGGGCACGCTGCACTGGCTGCGGCACACCTTCGCGATGGCGATGCTGGCCCGCCTTCAGATCCAGGCCCGCACCAATCCCGATCTCAACCCGCTCAAGGTCGTGCAGGTGCTGCTCGGCCATGCTTCGATCACAACCACCGCGATTTATCTGCGCTGCGTCGAGCTGCACGAGCGCGACCTGAGCGAAAGCCTCGCCTATCTTTATGGCGAGCTGATCCCCGCCGATGGCTAG
- a CDS encoding integrase yields MASVPTSTPTQLPAPLLGNEGVPAATTFNWGFEMPDGSRFTDDQWTPLRHAAELFLFSLRADPPEGRMPLRKETVDGHFSHIRFLVRWMAAENVRCFKDLDQDAVDRFVAMLRARPGRNASRLSLSTAEGYLGTIRTFHMQRDKLDDAPLMAPPRAGSVGKRHWKPYGGHPYTPDEIAVPLISGAMELLGDPADQILALRDRLEDLYEKFRQQHQGRRLHWHIRRAMLAEPCPHADLYPNPEWPLRRLTFMLDRLGDACFVVIAYLVGARASEILRLEEGCLERRAADGDGEEHVYLVGTITKTSLTEHGDVHRWLAPEPVQRAIHILERLSAPLRELSGKRNLWLHQLGRGRSPLPTMMPVARLRSPMVNIRLNERLAPFLALPEHQGGTWHLTTYQGRKTFSRFIGRRDRTGLTALQRHLGHVHRAMTDRAYVGTDFELAQLIDDQAAEETRKALEDLLLAPNVAGKAGVMLSERSPFRGRTLSSDVDGYITEILAGTDMRLGVCDWGYCLYRRETSACLGGEREPNPVLRTQSTCSTCANFAVTDRHRPVWEARLERNTALIQRDDLDRESRALAEARIQESRRILDQLDEGNAGDV; encoded by the coding sequence ATGGCCTCCGTCCCGACATCCACGCCTACCCAACTTCCGGCGCCATTGCTCGGAAACGAAGGCGTCCCCGCCGCCACGACGTTCAACTGGGGCTTCGAAATGCCGGACGGGAGCCGGTTCACGGACGATCAGTGGACGCCGCTCCGGCACGCCGCCGAACTGTTCCTGTTCTCGCTGCGGGCCGATCCGCCCGAAGGGCGGATGCCACTTCGCAAGGAAACGGTCGATGGTCACTTCAGCCACATCCGCTTCCTCGTTCGATGGATGGCAGCCGAGAACGTCCGATGCTTCAAGGATCTCGATCAAGACGCCGTCGACCGGTTCGTGGCCATGTTGCGCGCCCGTCCCGGCAGGAACGCTTCACGGCTCTCCCTCAGCACCGCCGAAGGCTATCTCGGCACGATCCGCACGTTCCACATGCAGCGCGACAAGCTGGACGACGCGCCGCTGATGGCGCCGCCTCGCGCCGGTTCGGTTGGGAAGCGGCACTGGAAACCTTATGGCGGCCATCCCTATACGCCCGACGAGATCGCCGTGCCTCTCATCAGCGGCGCTATGGAACTGCTCGGTGACCCAGCGGACCAGATACTCGCGCTGCGCGATCGCCTCGAAGATCTGTATGAGAAGTTTCGACAACAGCATCAGGGGCGAAGGCTCCACTGGCATATCAGACGCGCCATGTTGGCTGAGCCATGCCCCCACGCGGATCTGTATCCGAATCCGGAATGGCCGCTGCGCCGCCTGACGTTCATGCTCGATCGCCTTGGCGACGCCTGCTTCGTCGTCATCGCCTATCTCGTTGGCGCGAGAGCCTCCGAAATACTCAGGCTTGAGGAGGGTTGCCTCGAACGGCGCGCGGCCGACGGAGACGGCGAGGAACACGTCTATCTGGTCGGCACGATCACGAAGACGTCGCTGACGGAACATGGGGACGTCCATCGCTGGCTCGCGCCCGAGCCGGTCCAGCGGGCGATCCACATCCTCGAACGTCTCTCCGCTCCGCTTCGCGAACTTAGCGGGAAGAGGAACCTCTGGCTCCACCAGCTCGGCCGGGGACGCTCGCCGCTTCCGACGATGATGCCCGTCGCTCGACTGCGATCACCCATGGTCAATATCCGCTTGAACGAACGACTTGCGCCGTTCCTTGCCTTGCCGGAACACCAAGGCGGAACCTGGCACCTGACCACCTATCAGGGTCGCAAGACGTTCTCACGGTTCATCGGGCGGCGCGACCGCACCGGCCTGACGGCGCTGCAACGCCATCTCGGCCATGTCCACCGCGCGATGACCGACCGGGCCTATGTGGGCACCGACTTCGAGCTTGCCCAGCTGATCGACGACCAAGCCGCCGAAGAAACCCGCAAGGCGCTGGAAGACCTGCTCCTGGCGCCGAACGTCGCCGGGAAGGCGGGCGTCATGCTCTCCGAGCGATCGCCGTTCCGCGGGCGCACGCTATCGAGCGACGTCGATGGATATATCACCGAGATCCTCGCCGGCACGGATATGCGCCTCGGCGTATGCGACTGGGGCTACTGCCTCTACCGCCGGGAGACCTCCGCTTGCCTCGGCGGCGAGCGCGAGCCGAACCCGGTGCTTCGCACACAAAGCACCTGCTCGACTTGCGCCAACTTCGCCGTGACCGACCGGCATAGGCCGGTCTGGGAAGCGCGGCTTGAACGAAACACCGCATTGATCCAGCGCGATGACCTCGATCGCGAGAGCCGAGCACTTGCCGAAGCCCGCATCCAGGAATCTCGCCGTATCCTCGACCAGCTCGACGAAGGAAATGCCGGTGACGTCTGA
- a CDS encoding DUF4238 domain-containing protein produces the protein MTAERPKRHHYVPQFYLRRFACPDDANKVRVVERHGDILAIDRKSIDRIGYEDAIHDYVADGVAGSIEGPINHMIETPFSNSATWRKIVEGAGTSLAETDKIPIYGFARHLQRRNLETLRFIEAESARFADGALDGDLSEDEQEMHAWIAASADNAHALFREGAMDATIPEDADAINVMVCHSPIPLRTSTNPTLMISAPGHQSIFGAFFNDLRTWWLTLDRYCGAFIIAGGPPGFSNSTLPPDAARMINQQYLVQHGNSMTVRYLLANDPYLDDDLMWAGYGFERSTTHGARWRRLGTGR, from the coding sequence ATGACCGCCGAGAGGCCCAAGCGGCATCATTATGTGCCGCAATTCTATCTCCGTCGCTTTGCCTGCCCGGACGACGCGAACAAGGTTCGCGTGGTCGAACGACATGGCGATATCCTCGCCATCGACCGCAAATCCATCGATCGCATCGGCTATGAGGACGCCATCCACGACTATGTCGCGGACGGGGTCGCAGGGTCGATCGAAGGTCCGATCAACCATATGATCGAGACGCCTTTCTCCAACAGTGCGACCTGGAGGAAGATCGTCGAGGGTGCCGGCACCAGTCTCGCCGAGACCGACAAGATACCGATCTATGGTTTCGCCCGTCACCTCCAACGTCGCAACCTTGAGACCTTGCGCTTCATCGAGGCTGAGTCCGCCCGCTTCGCGGATGGCGCGCTCGACGGCGACTTGAGCGAGGACGAGCAGGAGATGCACGCATGGATCGCTGCATCCGCCGACAATGCGCATGCCCTGTTTCGCGAGGGCGCGATGGACGCGACTATCCCCGAGGACGCCGACGCCATCAACGTGATGGTCTGCCATTCGCCGATCCCTTTGCGGACATCGACGAACCCCACGCTGATGATCTCGGCGCCGGGCCATCAATCCATCTTCGGCGCCTTCTTCAACGACCTGCGAACCTGGTGGCTCACGCTCGATCGATATTGTGGCGCCTTCATCATCGCCGGTGGCCCGCCGGGGTTCAGCAATTCCACCCTGCCGCCTGACGCCGCCCGCATGATCAACCAGCAATATCTGGTCCAGCATGGCAACAGCATGACGGTTCGCTACCTCCTCGCCAACGACCCCTATCTTGATGATGACCTTATGTGGGCCGGCTATGGCTTCGAGCGGTCCACGACCCATGGTGCCCGATGGCGCAGGCTCGGCACGGGGCGATGA
- a CDS encoding YoaK family protein, whose translation MLIRQGDARDSRLDRKLAFALAWVAGGLNAAAFHEVGFFSANMTGNVSALSSLLAMGQWGHALGYLAIVLSFIIGSMVSTLAIGSGLRRGIGTIYARVILAEAALLAALGLTRMALDRSAGVPMLIIGLAFLMGQQNAIVTDISNARVRTTHVSGMATDIGIGLARMLDILRGKAGPADRGEITTRLSLHTGTVLSFLLGGVAGVLAWRIVGDLCFVIAGLVLAAIAATSIRRAGQTVPQNDPLD comes from the coding sequence ATGCTGATCCGCCAGGGCGACGCACGCGACAGTCGGCTGGACCGCAAGCTTGCCTTCGCGCTGGCGTGGGTGGCGGGCGGACTCAATGCGGCGGCGTTTCACGAGGTCGGCTTTTTCTCCGCCAACATGACCGGAAATGTGTCCGCCCTCTCCAGCCTGCTCGCGATGGGACAATGGGGGCATGCTCTTGGCTATCTCGCCATAGTCCTGTCCTTCATCATCGGCTCCATGGTTTCGACGCTCGCGATCGGCTCAGGCCTGCGGCGCGGGATCGGCACCATCTACGCCCGCGTGATCCTGGCCGAAGCCGCTCTTCTTGCCGCGCTCGGCCTTACGCGGATGGCCCTCGATCGCTCCGCAGGGGTGCCGATGCTGATCATCGGCCTCGCTTTCCTCATGGGGCAGCAGAACGCCATCGTTACCGATATTTCGAACGCGCGGGTGCGCACCACCCATGTATCGGGCATGGCCACTGACATCGGCATCGGACTCGCCAGGATGCTCGATATCCTTCGCGGTAAGGCTGGCCCCGCGGATCGCGGGGAAATTACAACCCGATTGAGCCTTCACACGGGTACCGTGCTGTCCTTCCTGCTCGGCGGAGTCGCGGGGGTACTGGCGTGGCGCATCGTCGGCGACCTCTGTTTCGTGATCGCAGGCCTGGTTCTCGCAGCCATCGCGGCAACCTCGATACGACGTGCCGGCCAGACCGTCCCGCAAAATGATCCGCTCGATTGA